In Nitrospinaceae bacterium, the following are encoded in one genomic region:
- the era gene encoding GTPase Era → MSIRHSFENSEFVEHRLQVEAHSLSDKKTSKPNAQIPFDAENLLAEIKGEATPPGHRSGFVAIVGRPNAGKSTLLNRILKQKLAIITHKPGTTRRRLLGVYTRPKGQIVFLDTPGLERPESKLGRFLLEEAKASVAGVDLILFMTDGFNEGADLQAVELLESAGIPFFFVLNKVDLLKDKRKLLPMFERYSKLGQFEEFFPISALKGQNVDNLLKHLFERLPEGPRYYPPGSVTDVSEESLVAEFVREQVYHQLHREVPYAVAVQVLEMARDEKTGFMHIEADIYVERKSQRGIVIGKGGDRLKKIGQAAREEIQNRLGEKVFLGLHVRIKPNWRQRDSALHDLGFKLE, encoded by the coding sequence ATGTCGATCAGACACAGCTTCGAGAACTCGGAATTCGTGGAGCACAGGCTCCAAGTTGAGGCCCACTCATTGAGCGACAAGAAAACGTCCAAGCCTAACGCGCAAATCCCATTTGATGCCGAAAACCTGCTTGCCGAAATAAAGGGGGAGGCCACCCCCCCTGGTCACCGCTCAGGTTTTGTGGCCATCGTTGGCAGGCCCAATGCCGGGAAATCCACGCTTTTGAATCGCATCCTCAAACAAAAGCTGGCCATCATTACCCACAAGCCGGGCACGACGCGCCGCCGTCTTCTGGGTGTGTATACCCGGCCCAAGGGGCAGATAGTTTTTCTTGATACCCCGGGCCTTGAGCGCCCTGAATCGAAGCTCGGGCGTTTTTTGCTTGAGGAGGCAAAGGCCTCGGTTGCAGGCGTGGACCTCATTCTTTTCATGACAGATGGCTTCAACGAGGGGGCCGATCTTCAGGCCGTCGAGTTGTTGGAGAGCGCGGGAATTCCTTTTTTCTTTGTTCTCAACAAGGTGGACCTCCTCAAAGACAAGAGGAAGCTTCTCCCGATGTTCGAGCGCTACTCCAAGCTTGGGCAATTCGAGGAGTTTTTCCCGATATCCGCGCTCAAGGGACAAAACGTAGATAATCTGCTCAAGCATCTGTTCGAGCGCCTTCCCGAGGGGCCGCGCTACTACCCACCGGGCTCTGTGACGGATGTCTCGGAAGAATCCCTGGTCGCCGAATTCGTCCGAGAGCAGGTCTACCACCAGCTTCATCGCGAGGTTCCCTATGCCGTTGCCGTACAGGTATTGGAGATGGCGCGCGATGAGAAAACGGGCTTCATGCATATCGAGGCTGATATCTATGTAGAGCGAAAGAGCCAGCGCGGCATTGTCATCGGAAAGGGTGGTGATCGCCTAAAGAAAATTGGGCAGGCGGCACGTGAGGAAATACAGAATAGGCTGGGCGAGAAGGTGTTTCTGGGGCTTCACGTTAGGATCAAACCGAACTGGCGCCAACGCGACTCGGCGCTGCACGATCTGGGATTCAAGCTAGAGTAG
- a CDS encoding 30S ribosomal protein S21: MPGVKVHEGESIDKALKQFKKQCEKSGILTEIKKREYYEKPSVKRKRKIIAARKKRVRAQNR; this comes from the coding sequence ATGCCAGGAGTGAAGGTACACGAGGGAGAATCCATCGACAAGGCACTGAAACAGTTCAAAAAACAGTGCGAAAAATCGGGAATCCTCACCGAAATCAAAAAAAGAGAGTACTACGAGAAGCCTAGCGTTAAGCGTAAGCGGAAAATAATTGCTGCCCGGAAAAAGCGAGTCAGAGCTCAGAATCGATAG
- the recO gene encoding DNA repair protein RecO: MSIHVDEAFVLGTSPYSNTSLIATFFAKKEGKIRVVARGARSPKSKIGVGLEPATRIQVEWSMRPGKDLGTLRYCETTSVLHGLWSDIEAMQCAASILKTIDRIFGVHEGDEEHFDWTMAALEALDAGVDAGSLEALYISGLLARLGIAPTLGYCEVCTKSPGTERASLDLEAGELRCGSCKLPTGQAIRLKAGTIPALGEGMKIGTEQIRSIKFHPSIQDEIIQAARALISFHVGVSLPTRARQAK; the protein is encoded by the coding sequence ATGAGTATTCATGTGGACGAGGCCTTTGTGTTGGGAACGAGTCCTTACTCGAATACCAGCCTTATCGCTACTTTTTTTGCGAAAAAAGAGGGGAAAATACGGGTCGTCGCACGCGGGGCACGCTCGCCTAAAAGCAAAATTGGGGTGGGTTTAGAGCCTGCCACGCGCATCCAGGTGGAATGGTCGATGCGGCCGGGAAAGGATCTGGGCACCCTGAGGTACTGCGAGACGACATCCGTGCTCCATGGCCTGTGGAGCGACATTGAAGCAATGCAGTGCGCAGCGAGTATCCTGAAAACCATTGACCGGATTTTCGGTGTCCACGAAGGAGATGAAGAGCATTTCGATTGGACGATGGCCGCCCTTGAGGCACTGGATGCTGGAGTGGATGCAGGAAGCCTCGAGGCGTTGTATATATCGGGTCTTCTTGCTCGCCTGGGAATCGCACCCACGCTTGGGTATTGCGAGGTATGCACGAAATCGCCGGGCACCGAGCGGGCCTCGCTCGACTTAGAGGCGGGCGAGCTGCGGTGTGGTAGCTGCAAGCTGCCGACCGGCCAGGCAATTCGTCTCAAGGCCGGCACTATCCCAGCCCTGGGCGAGGGAATGAAGATTGGCACAGAGCAGATTCGCTCCATTAAATTTCACCCGTCCATACAGGACGAAATTATTCAGGCGGCGCGCGCACTCATATCGTTCCACGTGGGCGTTTCACTGCCGACACGGGCTCGGCAGGCAAAATAG